From Hartmannibacter diazotrophicus, a single genomic window includes:
- a CDS encoding DeoR/GlpR family DNA-binding transcription regulator translates to MKRSMKPHERQLQIDEMIRREGELSVETLAHRFDVSMETIRRDLTQLADGGRVEKVHGGARRPRLIAEGSFSERLGTEAAAKTRIGRRLADAVEMNETLFIDTGSTTLAAAEFLASIPGLTVITNSWRLAERMDKAGSDAAIYLLGGRYHGDNAETTGPTAIEQIAAFQADRAILTVAAISPEVGAMDASFEEAQVARAMIAHARTVTVLADSSKFGRRAAFSVCLCNEIDLLISDTQLDEAHRTALADMGVEVWH, encoded by the coding sequence ATGAAACGGAGCATGAAGCCGCATGAGCGACAGCTTCAGATCGACGAGATGATCCGGCGCGAGGGCGAGCTCTCCGTCGAGACGCTTGCGCATCGTTTCGACGTCTCCATGGAAACGATCCGCCGGGACCTCACCCAGCTCGCCGACGGCGGCCGGGTGGAGAAGGTCCATGGCGGAGCACGCCGGCCGCGCCTCATCGCCGAAGGCAGCTTTTCGGAGCGCCTCGGGACGGAAGCCGCCGCCAAGACGCGGATCGGACGCCGGCTGGCCGATGCCGTCGAAATGAACGAGACCCTTTTCATCGACACCGGCTCGACGACGCTCGCGGCGGCCGAGTTCCTCGCGTCCATTCCCGGCCTCACGGTCATCACCAATTCATGGCGGCTCGCCGAGCGTATGGACAAGGCAGGCTCGGACGCGGCCATCTATCTGCTCGGCGGCCGCTATCACGGTGACAATGCCGAGACGACGGGCCCGACCGCGATCGAACAGATCGCGGCCTTCCAGGCCGACCGCGCGATCCTCACCGTCGCCGCGATCTCGCCGGAGGTCGGCGCGATGGACGCGAGCTTCGAGGAGGCGCAAGTCGCGCGGGCGATGATCGCCCATGCCCGCACCGTGACCGTCCTTGCCGACAGCAGCAAGTTCGGCCGGCGCGCGGCTTTTTCCGTGTGCCTGTGCAACGAAATCGATCTGCTGATCAGCGATACGCAACTGGACGAGGCCCATCGCACCGCCTTGGCCGACATGGGAGTGGAAGTGTGGCATTGA
- a CDS encoding TRAP transporter small permease subunit encodes MQGLIGKYVRLTDRLSDYVGYLAASLIFFMGGTLIFDAVTRNVVKMPVHWAIELTQFTLAAYYFMGGPMTLKNNDHVRMDLFYSTLSERGKAKLDLVTVFCMIFYLGVMLAGGISSLAYAIATDERRFSIWNPSVIPIKSLMVACLVLMMMQAVALVFKHIATLRGETQS; translated from the coding sequence ATGCAGGGACTGATCGGGAAATACGTCCGCCTGACCGACCGGCTTTCAGACTATGTCGGCTATCTGGCCGCCTCGCTCATCTTTTTCATGGGCGGAACGCTGATCTTCGATGCCGTCACCCGCAACGTCGTCAAGATGCCGGTGCACTGGGCCATCGAGCTGACCCAGTTCACGCTCGCCGCCTATTATTTCATGGGCGGGCCGATGACCCTGAAGAACAACGACCATGTCCGCATGGATCTCTTCTATTCCACGCTGTCGGAGCGCGGAAAGGCCAAACTCGATCTCGTCACGGTCTTCTGCATGATCTTCTATCTCGGGGTCATGCTGGCGGGAGGCATCTCGAGCCTCGCCTATGCCATCGCCACCGATGAGCGGCGCTTCTCCATCTGGAACCCCTCGGTCATACCGATCAAGTCGCTGATGGTGGCTTGTCTCGTGCTGATGATGATGCAGGCGGTCGCCCTCGTCTTCAAGCACATCGCCACGCTGCGCGGGGAGACCCAGTCATGA
- a CDS encoding TRAP transporter large permease, which translates to MSYEAIALLMFASMVLLLVSGQRVFAAIGFVAAGAALLLYGNGAVELPFNQVFKLFNWYPMLTLPMFIYMGYILSESGIAEDLYKMLHVWFGRLRGGLAIGTILLMVIISAMNGLSVAGMAIGATIALPEMLRRGYDKVLISGVIQGGSSLGILIPPSVVLVLYGMIARQPVSKLWFAGLVPGLIMAALFVVYILIRARMNPALAPVVAEEELNMPLREKLALARAGIIPFAIFFFMTGLFVFGYTSLVESSAVGATCATLAAIVKGRFTWGLIRGTSMKTLAVSCMFLWLILAALAFGAVFDGLGAVKAIENLFVEKWDLSPWTIIIMMQISFIVMGMFLDDTAMLVIVAPLYVPLVKMLDLGFDNQLIWFGVLYTITCQIAYITPPFGYNLFLMRSLAPKEVTLIDIYRSIWPFAAIMALTIALVMLFPQLAMWLPEHMNVRG; encoded by the coding sequence ATGAGTTATGAGGCGATCGCGCTTCTTATGTTCGCCTCGATGGTGTTGTTGCTGGTCAGCGGCCAGCGCGTCTTCGCGGCGATCGGTTTCGTCGCGGCGGGCGCCGCCCTGCTGCTCTATGGCAACGGCGCGGTGGAACTGCCGTTCAACCAGGTCTTCAAGCTCTTCAACTGGTACCCGATGCTGACCCTGCCTATGTTCATCTACATGGGCTACATCCTGTCGGAGTCCGGCATCGCCGAGGACCTCTACAAGATGCTGCACGTCTGGTTCGGCCGTCTGCGCGGCGGCCTTGCCATCGGCACCATCCTGCTCATGGTCATCATCTCGGCCATGAACGGCCTGTCGGTCGCCGGCATGGCCATCGGCGCCACCATCGCCCTGCCGGAGATGCTGCGGCGTGGCTACGACAAGGTGCTGATCTCCGGCGTCATCCAGGGCGGCTCGTCGCTCGGCATCCTCATTCCGCCGTCGGTCGTTCTCGTCCTCTACGGCATGATCGCACGCCAGCCGGTCTCCAAGCTCTGGTTCGCGGGGCTCGTGCCCGGACTGATCATGGCGGCACTGTTTGTCGTCTATATCCTCATCCGCGCCCGCATGAACCCGGCGCTCGCCCCCGTGGTGGCGGAGGAGGAGCTGAACATGCCGCTGCGCGAGAAGCTCGCGCTCGCCCGTGCCGGCATCATCCCCTTCGCGATCTTCTTCTTCATGACCGGCCTCTTCGTCTTCGGCTACACCAGCCTCGTCGAGAGTTCGGCCGTCGGCGCGACCTGTGCCACCCTTGCCGCCATCGTCAAGGGACGCTTCACCTGGGGCCTGATCCGCGGCACGTCGATGAAGACCCTCGCGGTCTCCTGCATGTTCCTGTGGCTGATCCTCGCCGCGCTCGCCTTCGGCGCGGTCTTCGACGGCCTCGGAGCGGTCAAAGCCATCGAGAACCTCTTCGTCGAGAAGTGGGACCTCTCGCCCTGGACCATCATCATCATGATGCAGATCAGCTTCATCGTGATGGGCATGTTCCTCGACGACACGGCCATGCTGGTGATCGTGGCGCCGCTCTACGTGCCGCTGGTCAAGATGCTCGATCTCGGCTTCGACAACCAACTCATCTGGTTCGGCGTGCTCTACACGATCACCTGCCAGATCGCCTACATCACCCCGCCCTTCGGCTACAATCTATTCCTGATGCGCTCTCTGGCGCCGAAGGAAGTCACGCTGATCGACATCTACCGTTCGATCTGGCCTTTCGCCGCCATCATGGCCCTGACCATCGCGCTGGTGATGCTGTTCCCGCAGCTTGCCATGTGGTTGCCCGAGCACATGAACGTGAGAGGCTGA